The Magnetococcales bacterium region AATTGGGATGCATCACCATCGCCGGTTGGGTGTCGTTGATCCAGAAGTACTCCTTTTCCCGATAGCGGAGTTGTCTCAAGGTTTCCCGGGCCAATTTTTTGGCCTGCTCTTCTTCCAAGACCCCTTTTTTGTACTCCTGGTGAAAAAAGCTCACCACTCCGTGAACCACCTCCACCACATGCTGAATACCGGCCTTTTTTTCGTCGATGATCCGCGACTGAATGTTGGGAATGAAATAGAAGAAGACAATCGACAGCAACATCAACACGCTGAGACAGGAGATGAACAGAATCTTGGCCAGAATCGACCACTGTGAAAAACGCAAACCATGCATCACGACTCTCCCACGGGTAAACCGGCACCATGCAACGCTCAAGAAGGGCTTCCAGGTTCCTGGATCACCGCCCGGACCTTCTGACGGTCGAAAAAGAAAATCACCAATCCGGGAAAGCTTCCCAGCATGTTCAACATCCGATACACCAGGAAAATGGTGCCATAGGGGGCTCCCGAGGGCACGGTTTCCAGCCAACGACACATCTGATCGAACGCCGCCTCCCCCACGCCAATTCCCCCGGGGGTCAAAGGGAGAAAATTGGCCATCCAGGCCCAGGGGGTGGCGAAGGCGTAGTCCAGGGGCGTCAAGGTGCCCACGCCCATGGCCATGGAGACCAGCACCAGTCCCATCAAAAGCAACCCCTGCAACACCAAGGTAAGCAGAAAAGCCATCAGCAGTTGGGGCAACGCATTCCGATAAAGACGGATGATATCCAACAGCCGCCCGAGCAACTGACCCAGGCGACCCGCGGCCAGCAGGCGGGCAAACCAGGCTTGTTCCGTCAGGAAATGCAGCAGCCGATACAGCACCACCGCCCCCACCGGCACCCCCACCACCGCCCCGAAGACCACACCGGCCATCAGTTGCAACGGTCCGATGCCGGTCACCACAGCGGGGTTGGACACAATCGCCAGCATGGCGATGAACAGCATACCATACAGTCCCACCGCCCGGTCCACGAACAAGGAAAGAAATCCCTCCAGCCGCTGTTCCGGGGCCACCCGGATCACCTGGGCCAACCGGACCGCATCCCCCGCCATGCCGCCACCGGGCAGAACCAGATTGCAATACAACCCCAGAAACGTCACCTTGTGTCCCCAGGACAAAGGCAACGCAATTCTCTGGGAACGCAACAGCACGATCCAACGCAAAGCCCCCAGACTGTAACTGACGGTGCTGAACAAAACCGCCATCACGATGGTCCAGGGAGAAGAGGAGAGCAGCCACAACGCGGCAAAATCCAGTTTGCCCTGATACCACAGCAAAGCGATCAAACTGACGCTCGCCCCCAGTTTGATCACCGGCAGCAACCGCTGCCACAGTGTCTGTTTCATGGGCACATTCCCCGACGGTGATCGTTCACCCCTTGCAAAACGTGACAGAATATCATGCACCACTCTCCCCCTGGAAGCACAATCACCGTCGTCGGATCAGAACCAACCCGGTTCTCGCCCCCACGGCGCGCTTCCCGGGGATTTTGACAACGCAGCTGGTTCATTTCCGTGGCCCTGGTGATAAAATTATGGCATAGTTGTTGATGTGAATGATAAACCTGACCCCATGCCCCATGGATTCAGACGATGTTTCACATTTCGTTCCAGAAATTGCCGATTGATCAGGAGAACCACTGTGAGTGAGTTTTTTGCCGGACTTTCCCTGGCCCCCCGCGACGAGGATGACGACGCTCAAAAACGCGGAAAGGAGGGAAAATCCCATGGTCTCTCTCTGGAATTCCAACCCCTGGACGACACAGACGCCCCGCATCCGGACGCTTCCGCTTCGTCCGCCGCCTCGTGGCGACTCCACGAAGAACCGGCCCCTCTGGCCTTCAATCCGGATGACGAAGCCACCTGTCTGGCTCCACCCGCGATGTTCCAGTTCCACGACGAGCCGGCCACGCCGACGCCACCATCCAGCGACACATTTGACCGCGAATCCATCCGCCCGTCTCCGCCCCCGACCCTGGCGTTCGACGACGAAGCCACCTGTCTGGCTCCGCCCCACTCCCTGGTCTCCGATGACGAGGCCACGGTCATGGCCCCCACCACCCGCTCCACCACCTCCCCCGTCACCGCGTCGGTCACCGCGTCGGTCACCCGGGGAGGCCATACCCGCGCACCTTTGAATTATGGAGATGAAAACACCTCCCTGCCCACCCTGACCCAACTGGACCCGGATGGAGACGGCGCCACCGAGGCCACCCGCGCCCGGGAACCGATCAACTCCGACGCCCTGCCCATCGGTCACATGCTCATGTGGTACCGGATCGAACAGGTGCTGGGTCAGGGGGGCTTCGGATTGACCTATCGGGCCAAGGATACCCGGCTCAACAACTTTGTGGCCATCAAGGAGTATCTGCCCACCCAGTTGGCCAGCCGTGGCACCGATGGGGGCATCCATCCCAAGGGACCGGATCAGGAGGAACCCTTCATCAAAGGTCGGGAACGCTTCCTCAACGAAGCCCGCACCCTGGCCCGCTTCAAACATCCGGCGCTGGTGCGGGTGGCCACCTTCTTTGAAGAGGCCAACTCCGCCTACATGGCCATGGAGTTCGAGGAAGGCGAATCCCTCGGCTCGGTACTCAAGGCGAAAAAAACCCTGGAGGAACCGGAACTCCTCAAGATCGTCATGCCGCTGCTGCAAGGACTTCAGGCGCTGCACGCGGAAAACATCATCCATCGGGACATCAAGCCGGACAACATCTTCATTCGCAAAAAAGATGGCACGCCGGTGCTGCTGGACTTCGGTTCCGCCCGCAAGACCGATGCCGGGGACAACATGACCGCCATGCTCACCCCGAGCTACGCCCCCATGGAGCAGTATTTCGAGGATGCCAGCCGTCAAGGCCCCTGGACCGACATCTACGCCATGGGTGCGGTGATGTACCGGATCATCAGCGGTCGCAAGCCGGTGGGAGCGCCGCAACGCAGCAACGCCATCATGCGCAATCAGCCGGATCCCCTGGTGGCGGCGGTGGAAGTCGGCATCGGACGCTATTCGGAATCCCTGCTCAAGGCCATCGACGTAGCCCTGGCGGTGGTGGAGACGGATCGTCCCAAAACCATCCAGGAGTGGTTGAAGTCGGTGGAAGTCGCCATGCCGGAGGAAGAACTCCACGGCATGGAACGGGTGATGAGCAAACTCCCCAAGGATCCGAAACTCAAGGCCGCGGTCATCGGGGTGATGCTCCTGACCCTCGGCGGTCTGGGCTATGGGGCCTGGAGCCTCATCAGTCAGGCGGCAGGTCCGCCGGTACTCACCCAGGCGGAAATTCAAGCCCAGGCCATGGCCGCCCTCAAGGCCAAAGCCGACCAGGGCGACGTGGCCGCCATGCGGGAGATGGCCGAACGGCATCTGAAAGGGGATGGATTTTCCAAGGATCTCACCGTGGCCCTGAACTGGTACCGTCAGGCGGCCAAACAAGGCGACGCCGTCTCCCGGTTTGAACTGGCCACGGCTTACGCGTCGGGCAACGGCGTGCCCAAAAACGAGGAGAAGGCGGCGGAATACTACGAACAGGCCGCCCAGCAGGGACACCCCAAAGCCCAGGCCCGCCTGGCGGAAGTCCTGGAAAACGGTCACGGCATCAAGGCCGACGCCGCCAAGGCCCTGGAATGGCACGAAAAGGCCGCCAAACAAGGGGATGCCAACTCTCAATACAAAATGGGGGTGGCCCACGAAACCGGCTCCGGCATGCCCAAGAACGATCAGACCGCCCTGACCTTGTACCTGGCGGCGGCAGACAAGGGAGTGGCCGAGGCCCAATTCAAGGCTGGCCTGTTTTTTCTGTCGGGACGGGGCACCCAGGCCGATCCCGCCAAGGCGGCCCAATGGCTGCTCAACGCCGCCCAGAAGGATATCGCGGAAGCCCAGTTCCAGTATGCCCAACTGCTGACCAAAGGCACCGGAGTCGAAAAAAATCCCAAAGAGGCGGCCCGCTGGATTTTCAAGGCGGCCAACCTGGAACACCCGGAAGCGCAACTGCAACTGGCGATCCTGTTTGAACGGGGCGCGGGCATCCGACAGGATGGCATTCAATCCTTCAAGTGGTACCGCAAGGCGGCGGATCAGGGCAACCTCAAGGCGCAATTGATTCTGGCGGAGATGTACCGCTCCGGCAAAGGGGTGGATCAAAACTTCCAGGAAGCCACCCGCATGTTTGAAATGGCCGCCAAACAAGGCAACGCCGAAGCGCAAAACGGTCTGGGCACCCATTACCGCTTTGGTCTGGGCCCCCCCAAGGATGCGGAACAGGCGATCCAGTGGTTCCAAAAAGCCGCGGAACAGGATCACCCGGATGCCCAGTATCACCTGGGCGCCATGTACGAAAACGGCGAAGGGATCAAACAGGATTACGCCAAGGCCATCGAATGGTATCGCAAGTCCGCCACCAAGGGTCATACCGGCGCCTTGAGCAGCATGGGCTGGATGCACGAAGAGGGCAAAGGGGTGGCGGTGAATCTCAACGAGGCGGCCAAATGGTATCAAAAAGCCACCTTGCGGGGAGATGCCCGTTCCCAGAAAAATCTGGCCTGGATGTACGAAGAGGGACGGGGCGTCAAACGCAACACGCCCATGGCTTTTGCCCTCTACACCCTGGCCGCCGCCCAGAAAGACAAGGACGCCAAACGCAACATCACCCTGATCACCCAGGACATGACCCCGGAACAATTGCGCAAAGGAGCCGCACTGGTCAAGCAACTCGACGAAATCGTGCAAAAGTTCAAGGAACTCCGGGAAAAGAAACATCAAACCTCCCCGGTCAGTCAGGCGGCCTCCTCCGGCAATCCGGTCCACAAGACCCCCTGACCCCATCCAATCAAAAAAAGGGCCGGGAAGTCAAATCCCCGGCCCTTTTTCACACATGCTCCCGTTTCCTGCCCCCCATCCGCCCCATCACAGGTCCAGAGGGATCATCCCCTGGCGGGGTATGGGGCACAGCCCCACGGTTCGATTGGGCGACTGTTCGTCAAAACGCACCAGACGAACGCCCCATCGTTTATTGTCCCGCCCCTTTCAGGGCGTTCATCACGTCGGAGTAGTTCTTGAGCATCTGCAACGCTTCCCCCACGTTGCCAGACGAAGCCGACCCGGCGGGAACCTGGGCGGCGACCACTTTCGACTCCTCTTTTTTCTCTTCCTTTTTCTCTTCCTTCTTCTTTTCCACATGAACCGGGTTGAACACCTTGACCCACTGCCGAATGGAACGACCGGCGATCAGGACTTTTTCCGTGGTGATGGTACGGACCTTGGCTCCGGATTCCCCTTTAAGTTCATCTCCTTCCTGATACATCTCCCCGTCGATCACGGCAAAGCGGTCCGGCCCGGAAACATAGGCCATGGAGACCACATGGCTGCCCAGATCCTCTTCGGGACGGTTGGAAATGGCCTGATCCGACGCCACATGCTGACTGGAATAACCCAGCATTTCCATGGCCACGCTCCCGGGAACCTGAGACGGGGGCACCCGCAACTGATCGAGTTCCGGCATCAAGGTGCGGATGTCGGTTCGGGCCTTGTCATCCACCACCGGGACCGGTTTTTTTTCCTTCATGGCCGCGCCGCCGGGGGCCAGCACGATCGGCTTGACCACGGGTTGCAACGCCAGCCACGTGAAATATCCGCCGGTGGCAATCACAGCGGACACAGTCAGGGCCATGGAAATCAAACCCATATGTTTTGCTTTCATGGTAGCCTACTCCCTCTCCAGTTTGAGGGTAAACTGCAACTCGGCGACATCGGTGGAGAAATCGCTCTTGAGTACCCGATAGTTGCGACTGGTCAAGCCGGCGATGAAGGCCTCATGATCCTGGCTGGCCTGGGGGAAGCCTTCCTTGATGCGTCCTTTCAGGGTCATCAGGATTTTGGAGTGATCATCGTACTCCACCTGCACCTGAT contains the following coding sequences:
- a CDS encoding SEL1-like repeat protein; this encodes MSEFFAGLSLAPRDEDDDAQKRGKEGKSHGLSLEFQPLDDTDAPHPDASASSAASWRLHEEPAPLAFNPDDEATCLAPPAMFQFHDEPATPTPPSSDTFDRESIRPSPPPTLAFDDEATCLAPPHSLVSDDEATVMAPTTRSTTSPVTASVTASVTRGGHTRAPLNYGDENTSLPTLTQLDPDGDGATEATRAREPINSDALPIGHMLMWYRIEQVLGQGGFGLTYRAKDTRLNNFVAIKEYLPTQLASRGTDGGIHPKGPDQEEPFIKGRERFLNEARTLARFKHPALVRVATFFEEANSAYMAMEFEEGESLGSVLKAKKTLEEPELLKIVMPLLQGLQALHAENIIHRDIKPDNIFIRKKDGTPVLLDFGSARKTDAGDNMTAMLTPSYAPMEQYFEDASRQGPWTDIYAMGAVMYRIISGRKPVGAPQRSNAIMRNQPDPLVAAVEVGIGRYSESLLKAIDVALAVVETDRPKTIQEWLKSVEVAMPEEELHGMERVMSKLPKDPKLKAAVIGVMLLTLGGLGYGAWSLISQAAGPPVLTQAEIQAQAMAALKAKADQGDVAAMREMAERHLKGDGFSKDLTVALNWYRQAAKQGDAVSRFELATAYASGNGVPKNEEKAAEYYEQAAQQGHPKAQARLAEVLENGHGIKADAAKALEWHEKAAKQGDANSQYKMGVAHETGSGMPKNDQTALTLYLAAADKGVAEAQFKAGLFFLSGRGTQADPAKAAQWLLNAAQKDIAEAQFQYAQLLTKGTGVEKNPKEAARWIFKAANLEHPEAQLQLAILFERGAGIRQDGIQSFKWYRKAADQGNLKAQLILAEMYRSGKGVDQNFQEATRMFEMAAKQGNAEAQNGLGTHYRFGLGPPKDAEQAIQWFQKAAEQDHPDAQYHLGAMYENGEGIKQDYAKAIEWYRKSATKGHTGALSSMGWMHEEGKGVAVNLNEAAKWYQKATLRGDARSQKNLAWMYEEGRGVKRNTPMAFALYTLAAAQKDKDAKRNITLITQDMTPEQLRKGAALVKQLDEIVQKFKELREKKHQTSPVSQAASSGNPVHKTP
- a CDS encoding flippase-like domain-containing protein, giving the protein MKQTLWQRLLPVIKLGASVSLIALLWYQGKLDFAALWLLSSSPWTIVMAVLFSTVSYSLGALRWIVLLRSQRIALPLSWGHKVTFLGLYCNLVLPGGGMAGDAVRLAQVIRVAPEQRLEGFLSLFVDRAVGLYGMLFIAMLAIVSNPAVVTGIGPLQLMAGVVFGAVVGVPVGAVVLYRLLHFLTEQAWFARLLAAGRLGQLLGRLLDIIRLYRNALPQLLMAFLLTLVLQGLLLMGLVLVSMAMGVGTLTPLDYAFATPWAWMANFLPLTPGGIGVGEAAFDQMCRWLETVPSGAPYGTIFLVYRMLNMLGSFPGLVIFFFDRQKVRAVIQEPGSPS